In Blautia sp. SC05B48, a single genomic region encodes these proteins:
- a CDS encoding helix-turn-helix domain-containing protein, translating into MSDFSNKCREYLKDTGENVYQLSASSGLDRTSLQRMITGKRLPGIDFVRQFCDSLRINPSQRRELMELYKIEKIGKEIYYNRKYIQELLGVISSQQVISREGFLRLPSFPFYRGTFSLDVEKKVLSLFEDILSSGSSETIRTNLPANCRLLVQIFSHLYPKYEKLPPVIQILPLHQNPSASPDYNMNLETFLCTLLPILSGFVGYQPYYYYTQTGREFSSYELFPFFLLTEKKLLLLSSDMMTCIFTENPEAIHAYQQEFRRALENSSQFFLQSDSPDRILNIFGSIMQTKISTNFALESHPCLALMSYGPGFIQSLFDNRDIDLSDPVYTQLAAVLNQTSFSFTEAAFSCNYFTLSGIRKFARTGLLDGPYSYHQTPLPKEERKKALKHLLDTDMGHEKCRILKPSVLSETGIHLEVLSDYSVFLCFLSEKDTFLCIYLKETSIGQALNDYLCSLSEEESVYTKKEARQILLGLLEQL; encoded by the coding sequence ATGTCTGATTTCAGCAACAAATGCCGGGAATACCTAAAGGATACAGGAGAAAACGTTTATCAGTTATCTGCTTCTTCGGGACTTGACCGTACCTCGCTACAACGTATGATCACAGGGAAACGTCTTCCCGGTATTGATTTTGTGCGCCAGTTCTGCGATTCCCTCCGGATCAATCCTTCCCAGCGCAGGGAACTGATGGAATTATATAAAATAGAAAAAATCGGAAAAGAAATATATTACAACCGCAAATATATACAAGAGCTTCTGGGTGTTATCAGCTCCCAGCAGGTCATTTCCCGGGAGGGTTTTCTCAGGCTTCCATCCTTTCCCTTTTACCGTGGAACTTTTTCTCTTGATGTGGAAAAGAAGGTCCTGAGCCTTTTTGAGGACATCCTGTCTTCCGGTTCTTCTGAAACGATCCGTACCAACCTTCCGGCCAACTGCCGGCTTCTTGTACAGATCTTTTCCCATCTTTATCCCAAATATGAGAAACTGCCACCGGTGATCCAGATCCTGCCGCTTCACCAGAACCCGTCCGCCTCACCGGATTACAACATGAATCTGGAAACCTTTCTCTGCACACTCCTTCCGATCCTGTCAGGTTTTGTGGGCTACCAGCCATATTATTACTATACTCAGACAGGCCGAGAGTTTTCCAGCTATGAACTGTTTCCTTTTTTCTTACTCACAGAAAAAAAGCTGCTACTGTTATCCTCGGATATGATGACCTGTATTTTTACTGAAAATCCGGAAGCGATCCACGCATATCAACAGGAATTCCGACGGGCTCTTGAGAATTCCAGCCAATTCTTCCTGCAGTCGGATTCTCCGGACAGGATCCTTAATATCTTTGGTTCTATCATGCAGACAAAGATCTCAACAAATTTTGCACTGGAATCTCATCCCTGCCTTGCACTGATGTCCTATGGTCCGGGCTTTATTCAGTCATTGTTTGATAACAGGGATATCGATCTTTCCGATCCGGTCTATACCCAGCTGGCAGCGGTTCTGAACCAGACTTCCTTTTCTTTTACAGAAGCTGCCTTTTCCTGCAATTATTTTACACTGAGCGGGATCCGGAAATTTGCCCGTACCGGACTCCTTGACGGACCTTATTCCTACCATCAGACCCCTCTTCCGAAAGAAGAACGAAAAAAAGCCCTCAAGCATCTTCTTGATACAGATATGGGACATGAAAAATGCAGGATCCTGAAGCCTTCCGTACTTTCTGAAACCGGGATCCATCTGGAAGTTCTGTCTGACTATTCCGTTTTTCTCTGCTTTCTTTCCGAAAAAGATACTTTTCTCTGTATCTATCTGAAAGAGACCAGTATCGGACAGGCCCTGAATGATTACCTCTGTTCCCTGTCCGAGGAAGAATCCGTATATACAAAAAAAGAAGCCCGGCAGATCCTGCTGGGACTTCTTGAACAGCTTTAA
- a CDS encoding LytR/AlgR family response regulator transcription factor, with protein sequence MAVMTIAICDEIRKDAQKLYRQLSTLVPDAELLLYRTRESLLKGLAEGHKICNLIFLGLDGDQGRSLETVRTMRLKGHYIPVVLVAENEKFYKEAFEVFAYNYLVKPVESGELEHVLVHILEVCRREGGRALYFHYRKQVYTLQHDHLAYISSSLHSVTFHLTDGKKISCRARLGDFSGQLSDSSFLRCHQSFCINMEKVTSLKKNSFVVGQTEIPISRTYLKTARKKYKDYLAEQKVCS encoded by the coding sequence ATGGCAGTGATGACGATCGCGATATGTGATGAAATACGAAAGGATGCACAGAAGCTGTACAGGCAGCTTTCCACACTGGTCCCTGATGCAGAGCTCCTTCTGTATCGGACCAGAGAGAGTCTTCTGAAAGGACTGGCAGAGGGACACAAGATCTGCAATCTGATATTTCTGGGGCTGGATGGTGATCAGGGCAGGAGTCTGGAAACTGTACGGACAATGCGCCTGAAAGGACATTATATCCCGGTTGTGCTGGTGGCAGAGAATGAAAAATTCTATAAAGAAGCATTTGAAGTGTTTGCCTATAACTATCTGGTCAAACCGGTTGAAAGTGGAGAACTGGAACATGTTCTGGTACATATCCTGGAGGTATGCAGGCGTGAAGGCGGAAGAGCGCTGTATTTTCACTACAGGAAACAGGTTTATACACTGCAGCACGATCATCTGGCATATATATCCAGTAGTCTTCACAGTGTGACATTTCATCTTACCGATGGAAAAAAGATCAGCTGCAGAGCCAGGCTGGGGGATTTTTCGGGACAGCTGTCAGACAGCAGCTTTTTGAGATGTCATCAGAGCTTTTGTATTAACATGGAGAAGGTAACTTCACTTAAGAAGAACAGTTTTGTGGTCGGACAGACGGAAATCCCAATTTCCAGAACATATCTGAAAACGGCCAGAAAGAAATACAAAGATTATCTGGCAGAGCAGAAGGTTTGCTCTTGA
- a CDS encoding amino acid ABC transporter substrate-binding protein translates to MKKRTVAVVMAAAMTIGMMVTGVSVQAGVEDKTLIVGFDAEYPPFGYKDDSGEYVGFDLDLAQEVCDNLGWELVKKPINWDSKDMELNSGTIDCIWNGFTINGREDDYTWSDPYINNEQVIVVAKDSGIEKLADLKGKNVVVQAASAALDALNNDDNKELKDSFASLTENPDYNTAFMNIDSGAADAVAVDIGVANYQLSQRGKDKYVILDEPIQNEQYGIGFKKGNDELKDLVWDEVKKLDESGEVDKLADKYELDKSMLCISADKDKTENSDSAEADTEESADSTEKETDSESK, encoded by the coding sequence ATGAAGAAAAGAACAGTTGCAGTAGTAATGGCGGCAGCGATGACAATAGGAATGATGGTAACAGGAGTGAGTGTACAGGCAGGTGTTGAGGATAAGACCCTGATCGTAGGATTTGATGCTGAATATCCTCCGTTCGGATATAAGGATGATAGCGGAGAATATGTAGGATTTGACCTTGACCTTGCCCAGGAAGTATGTGATAATCTTGGCTGGGAACTTGTTAAGAAGCCTATCAACTGGGATTCCAAGGATATGGAGCTGAACTCCGGAACGATCGACTGTATATGGAATGGATTTACTATCAACGGACGTGAGGATGACTATACATGGAGTGATCCATACATCAACAATGAGCAGGTGATCGTAGTTGCCAAGGATTCCGGAATTGAGAAGCTTGCGGATCTTAAGGGCAAGAACGTAGTGGTACAGGCTGCATCCGCTGCACTGGACGCATTGAACAACGATGACAATAAGGAACTGAAGGACAGCTTTGCATCTCTTACAGAGAATCCGGACTACAACACTGCATTTATGAATATTGATTCCGGAGCTGCAGACGCTGTTGCTGTTGATATCGGTGTTGCTAACTATCAGCTTTCCCAGAGAGGCAAGGATAAATATGTGATCCTTGACGAGCCGATCCAGAACGAGCAGTATGGCATCGGATTCAAGAAGGGAAATGATGAGCTGAAGGATCTCGTATGGGATGAGGTCAAGAAGCTTGACGAGTCCGGTGAGGTTGACAAGCTTGCAGATAAGTATGAACTGGATAAGAGCATGCTCTGCATCAGCGCGGACAAGGATAAGACAGAGAATTCTGATTCAGCAGAAGCTGACACAGAAGAAAGTGCAGACAGCACAGAGAAAGAAACCGATTCTGAATCCAAATGA
- a CDS encoding amino acid ABC transporter permease, producing the protein MSFSVMLQQLAGGMLVSIEIFFVTLLFSLPLGLLICFGRMSRNKVIRTIVSGYISIMRGTPLMLQLMVVYFGPYFIFGIRISMGYSLIAVFIAFAINYAAYFAEIYRGGIESMPVGQYEAAKILGYNKVQTFFRIILPQVIKRILPSITNEVITLVKDTSLAFVVAVAEMFTIAKQIASAQTTMMPFVIAAIFYYVFNLIVAVVMQKVEKSMNYYR; encoded by the coding sequence ATGAGTTTTAGTGTAATGCTCCAGCAGCTGGCAGGAGGAATGCTGGTCTCTATTGAGATCTTTTTTGTAACCTTGCTGTTTTCTCTGCCGCTGGGACTTCTGATCTGTTTTGGCAGAATGTCCAGAAACAAAGTGATCCGTACCATTGTATCCGGGTACATATCCATCATGAGAGGAACGCCGCTGATGCTGCAGCTGATGGTTGTATATTTCGGCCCTTATTTTATCTTCGGGATCCGTATTTCCATGGGATATAGTCTGATCGCTGTATTTATCGCATTTGCCATCAACTATGCAGCCTACTTTGCAGAAATCTACCGCGGCGGCATTGAATCCATGCCGGTGGGACAGTATGAAGCTGCAAAGATCCTTGGATACAATAAGGTACAGACATTTTTCCGCATCATCCTTCCACAGGTGATCAAGAGGATTTTGCCGTCTATTACGAATGAGGTCATTACGCTGGTCAAGGATACTTCCCTTGCGTTTGTTGTGGCAGTTGCGGAGATGTTTACCATTGCCAAGCAGATCGCAAGTGCACAGACAACAATGATGCCATTTGTGATCGCTGCGATATTTTATTATGTGTTCAACCTGATCGTGGCTGTTGTGATGCAGAAGGTTGAGAAAAGTATGAATTACTACCGCTAA
- a CDS encoding amino acid ABC transporter ATP-binding protein, which translates to MKLFEMKHIKKSFDGLEVLKDISLDVEEGEVLSIIGPSGSGKSTILRCATGLETPDSGEIIKNGDVGLVFQQFNLFPHFSVLKNIVDAPLKVQKRKKDEVYAQARSLLKKMGLADKEKAYPFQLSGGQQQRVSIARALCMNPKILFFDEPTSALDPELTGEILKVIKDLAQEHITMVIVTHEMNFARDISDRIIFMDKGVIAVEGTPQEVFSSENGRMKEFLGKFHQGME; encoded by the coding sequence ATGAAATTATTTGAAATGAAACATATCAAAAAAAGCTTTGACGGACTGGAAGTTCTCAAAGATATCTCTCTTGACGTGGAAGAGGGAGAAGTTTTAAGTATCATCGGTCCTTCCGGTTCCGGCAAGTCAACCATCCTGCGTTGTGCCACAGGACTTGAGACGCCGGACAGCGGCGAGATCATCAAAAACGGTGATGTGGGACTGGTGTTCCAGCAGTTCAATCTGTTTCCGCATTTTTCCGTACTGAAAAATATAGTGGATGCACCTTTGAAGGTGCAGAAGAGAAAGAAAGATGAGGTTTACGCCCAGGCAAGAAGCCTTCTTAAGAAAATGGGCCTTGCAGACAAGGAGAAGGCATATCCTTTTCAGCTTTCCGGAGGACAGCAGCAGCGAGTTTCCATTGCCCGTGCGCTCTGTATGAATCCGAAGATCCTGTTTTTTGATGAACCTACATCTGCACTTGACCCGGAGCTGACCGGTGAGATCCTGAAGGTTATCAAGGATCTTGCTCAGGAGCATATTACCATGGTGATCGTTACTCATGAAATGAATTTTGCAAGAGATATTTCCGACCGTATCATCTTTATGGATAAGGGTGTGATCGCAGTGGAGGGAACGCCGCAGGAGGTATTTTCTTCCGAAAATGGCAGAATGAAGGAATTTTTGGGAAAATTCCATCAGGGTATGGAGTAA